A single Candidatus Babeliales bacterium DNA region contains:
- a CDS encoding MerR family transcriptional regulator, which yields MAIQRKKGFFSISAVAKMFSVHQQTVRLYEKEGLICPKRSAGNTRLFSEEDIDQLEEVIYLTHQLGINLAGVEMILKLKKQINSMKKEMNKLFDKTEAQLDKQTDISKQLVKATIKQLHSKKKTDTITPNMSNVTSKKPNEQPEEPLDIDDWNVEYD from the coding sequence GTGGCTATTCAAAGAAAAAAAGGGTTTTTTTCTATCTCTGCGGTAGCGAAAATGTTTTCAGTACACCAGCAGACAGTTCGTCTTTACGAAAAAGAAGGACTTATTTGCCCAAAACGCTCCGCAGGCAATACCCGACTCTTTTCTGAAGAGGATATTGACCAGCTTGAAGAGGTTATTTACTTGACCCATCAGCTGGGCATAAACCTCGCTGGCGTTGAAATGATCCTAAAACTGAAAAAACAGATCAATAGCATGAAAAAAGAGATGAATAAACTCTTTGATAAAACCGAAGCACAACTTGATAAACAAACCGATATTTCAAAACAATTAGTGAAGGCAACGATCAAACAGTTGCATTCGAAAAAGAAAACCGATACGATCACCCCCAACATGTCAAACGTAACTTCTAAGAAACCAAATGAACAGCCAGAAGAACCATTAGATATTGATGATTGGAATGTTGAATATGATTAA
- a CDS encoding glycoside hydrolase family 3 N-terminal domain-containing protein, producing MNRITLFLLCTTFLCPVLVVTSINTTHYNDDWVNTSLKNMSLREKIGQLFILAAVADESRHKDFMVTAPYNITTDYIKHIITTYRPGGIIFLGKGTTKHIVDATNMYQTLSTSPLLIALDAEWGLSMRLQDAVVFPRNTIVGEINDVDLTYQMAQEIGRQLTLIGVHCNLAPVVDVNNNPLNPIIATRSFGDNPELVAQHSIAYMRGLHDAGILSCAKHFPGHGDTTTDSHHDLPVIEHTRSRLDTIELYPFKELIKAGTPAIMTAHLCVPALEPTRIPTSLSHTVVTDVLKNELGFTGLVITDGLGMKGVTQQYAPGDIELQAFLAGSDMLLCPVDMPKAVALIEQAIINDTVSEQELDARVIKILKAKQWAFSQHPASLHPVYDYEQLHTAHAYDLQKKLTLKADAITAGQFQEFTPTQK from the coding sequence ATGAATAGGATTACTCTATTTTTATTATGTACCACTTTTCTGTGCCCCGTGCTTGTTGTGACATCTATCAACACTACGCACTACAATGATGACTGGGTCAACACCTCCCTTAAAAACATGTCCTTGCGCGAAAAAATCGGACAATTATTTATCCTTGCAGCAGTTGCTGATGAATCTCGCCACAAAGATTTTATGGTAACCGCACCATATAATATAACAACTGATTACATAAAACATATCATCACTACCTATCGCCCCGGCGGCATCATTTTTTTAGGGAAAGGAACAACAAAACATATTGTCGATGCCACCAACATGTACCAAACATTAAGCACATCCCCCCTTTTAATTGCACTTGATGCGGAATGGGGACTTAGTATGCGACTGCAAGATGCGGTAGTATTCCCTCGCAATACAATAGTAGGCGAAATTAATGATGTCGACCTCACCTATCAAATGGCACAAGAAATTGGTCGACAACTTACGCTCATTGGCGTTCACTGTAATCTTGCACCGGTTGTGGATGTTAATAATAATCCACTCAATCCCATAATTGCCACACGATCGTTTGGTGACAACCCTGAACTGGTTGCCCAACACAGCATCGCCTACATGCGTGGGCTTCATGATGCTGGTATACTATCTTGCGCAAAACATTTTCCGGGTCACGGAGATACCACAACCGATTCGCATCATGATTTGCCCGTCATTGAACACACAAGAAGCCGTTTAGATACCATTGAATTATATCCATTTAAAGAGCTTATAAAAGCGGGGACCCCTGCAATTATGACTGCACACCTGTGCGTACCGGCACTTGAGCCGACACGAATACCGACCAGTCTTTCTCATACTGTTGTCACTGATGTACTCAAAAATGAACTCGGGTTTACTGGTTTGGTGATCACCGACGGTCTTGGTATGAAAGGGGTAACACAACAATATGCACCAGGAGATATTGAGCTCCAGGCATTCCTTGCTGGCAGCGATATGTTGCTCTGCCCCGTTGATATGCCAAAAGCAGTCGCACTCATTGAGCAAGCCATCATCAATGATACAGTTTCAGAACAAGAATTAGATGCACGTGTTATAAAAATTTTGAAAGCAAAACAATGGGCTTTTTCACAACATCCTGCATCACTACATCCTGTATATGATTATGAACAGCTTCATACAGCACATGCATATGATCTGCAGAAAAAACTCACCCTAAAAGCTGACGCTATAACGGCTGGTCAGTTCCAAGAGTTTACACCAACTCAAAAGTAA
- a CDS encoding family 1 glycosylhydrolase, with the protein MNENRSIGSLLLLTLTFQISGIPLINHPKRIAALTAATALVYQKAKQYQEFKKDFAYWDWKAIGTDDGENYNPDFTLHPDDLPEGMYFGASNAAIQSEGGIIDSTYNHSRHRAKYPALQGDANQSWLRWQEDLELIKKLGLNQYKFSIEWSRIQPTPDTFDMDVLKEYASRCIQLIKNGVTPFITFHHYSDPAWFMYPDGETPVGFETEENSKKFVEYCCTAFEYIDKECKKAVKNRSRAEKEQLMPRWITMNSPNAYALNGYFRGERPPQATNMQRALDVYENILNAHGAVYRAIKNSDTNAQIGISHNIFQLDPFFDENKFILSAYASWGIGYLKSWFGNWLSNSAGCRFFTDKQLTMLIPFVASKNMRPDRLLKALYNRNTVNPDERTIDFICLNYYSHNGMDSSKDPFPYPNEIKTDLPRYTIYAEGLYRAVKEVSNLVTKPLGDIPIYIVENGVAGDDNLRALLLNRSLYAVSRLYKEGYNIAGYSHWTLYDNAEWADGYDIYSFGLADKYRNIKESGLHYARLIAPFTQKKDRLQFTTTNKEQEKKPKFGRRYTPKLS; encoded by the coding sequence ATGAATGAAAATCGATCGATCGGGTCACTTTTACTCTTAACTCTAACCTTTCAAATAAGCGGTATACCGCTCATCAATCATCCCAAAAGAATAGCCGCGCTCACTGCTGCCACCGCCCTTGTGTATCAAAAAGCAAAACAATATCAAGAGTTCAAAAAAGATTTCGCCTACTGGGATTGGAAGGCTATTGGCACTGATGATGGAGAAAATTACAACCCAGACTTTACGTTACACCCCGATGATCTACCTGAAGGAATGTATTTTGGCGCAAGTAATGCTGCAATACAATCAGAGGGGGGTATTATAGACAGTACCTACAACCACTCTCGCCACCGCGCAAAATATCCAGCATTACAGGGAGACGCTAACCAATCATGGTTGCGTTGGCAGGAAGATTTAGAACTTATTAAAAAGCTTGGGCTTAATCAATATAAATTTTCTATTGAATGGAGCCGTATACAACCAACGCCCGATACATTTGATATGGATGTATTAAAAGAATATGCTTCACGATGTATACAGCTGATAAAGAACGGCGTAACTCCTTTTATCACCTTCCATCACTATAGCGATCCGGCATGGTTCATGTATCCAGACGGAGAAACCCCTGTTGGTTTTGAAACCGAAGAAAATAGCAAAAAATTTGTAGAATACTGCTGCACGGCTTTTGAATACATAGATAAAGAATGTAAAAAAGCGGTTAAAAACCGTTCACGAGCAGAAAAAGAACAATTAATGCCTCGATGGATTACCATGAATTCTCCAAATGCATATGCCCTCAACGGCTATTTTCGTGGAGAGCGTCCACCACAAGCAACCAACATGCAACGGGCATTGGACGTATACGAAAACATCCTCAATGCGCATGGCGCCGTATATCGAGCAATTAAAAATAGTGATACGAATGCACAAATCGGCATATCACACAATATCTTCCAACTTGATCCTTTCTTTGATGAGAACAAATTTATACTCTCTGCATATGCATCATGGGGAATTGGATATCTAAAATCATGGTTCGGTAACTGGCTTTCAAATAGCGCTGGATGCCGATTCTTTACTGACAAGCAACTGACTATGCTCATCCCATTTGTGGCATCAAAAAATATGCGCCCAGACCGATTACTAAAAGCATTATACAATCGAAACACCGTAAACCCTGACGAAAGAACAATCGATTTCATCTGCTTAAATTATTACAGTCATAATGGTATGGATAGCTCTAAAGATCCATTCCCGTACCCAAATGAAATCAAAACTGATTTGCCACGATACACCATATATGCTGAAGGGCTCTATCGTGCAGTTAAAGAAGTATCGAATTTAGTAACAAAACCATTAGGCGATATCCCAATATATATCGTTGAAAATGGTGTTGCTGGGGACGATAACCTGAGAGCATTATTGCTCAACCGAAGTCTTTATGCAGTATCAAGATTATACAAAGAAGGATATAACATAGCTGGATATTCTCATTGGACTTTATATGACAACGCCGAATGGGCAGATGGTTATGATATATATTCTTTCGGCCTTGCTGATAAATATCGCAATATAAAAGAAAGCGGACTCCATTACGCAAGACTCATTGCGCCTTTTACTCAAAAAAAAGATAGATTGCAGTTCACTACAACAAACAAAGAACAAGAAAAAAAACCAAAATTTGGCCGTCGATATACACCTAAATTGAGCTAA